The following are from one region of the Alphaproteobacteria bacterium genome:
- a CDS encoding phosphodiesterase: MLFAQLTDLHIPTETKESLDYPNGVRLRQAVSFLNRIPTRPQFALITGDIADSTGTMEEYERAKRILDELQIPYFIMPGNHDNRTNLRAVFSGHAYLGTQPLIDYKIENPAMDIFALDTLIDGQHAGALRPETLTWLEEQLRLSGSKPVLIATHHPPFLSGIEAMDEFRCLEGVDRLAELFARHPNILGVICGHVHRNVHGMWQNRPAHIGGSIAPAVELRMLPKQPIGIWPEPPSINLISHKPDRGLVFHNVPYVAAARLWEGYIKPEHQH; this comes from the coding sequence ATGTTATTTGCCCAATTGACCGATTTACATATTCCAACCGAAACAAAAGAATCGTTAGATTATCCAAATGGCGTTCGGTTGCGCCAGGCGGTTTCCTTCCTGAATCGTATTCCAACCAGGCCGCAATTTGCATTAATTACCGGCGATATCGCGGATAGTACCGGCACCATGGAAGAATATGAGCGCGCTAAAAGAATCTTAGATGAATTACAAATTCCCTATTTTATTATGCCAGGAAATCACGATAACCGGACTAATTTACGCGCCGTTTTTTCGGGTCACGCTTATCTTGGCACACAACCGCTGATCGATTATAAAATCGAAAATCCGGCAATGGATATTTTTGCCCTAGATACTTTAATAGACGGCCAGCATGCTGGCGCGTTGCGCCCTGAGACCTTAACTTGGCTAGAAGAACAATTGCGATTGTCTGGATCTAAACCGGTATTGATTGCCACGCACCATCCGCCGTTTCTAAGCGGTATCGAAGCGATGGACGAATTTCGCTGTTTGGAAGGGGTAGACCGTTTGGCGGAATTGTTTGCGCGGCATCCCAATATTCTGGGCGTGATTTGCGGCCATGTACACCGCAATGTGCATGGAATGTGGCAAAATCGTCCGGCGCATATTGGTGGTAGTATTGCCCCGGCGGTGGAATTGCGCATGTTACCTAAGCAGCCGATCGGCATTTGGCCGGAGCCGCCATCCATCAACTTGATCAGTCACAAACCGGATCGTGGGTTAGTGTTTCATAACGTGCCCTATGTTGCGGCGGCCCGTTTGTGGGAAGGGTATATTAAGCCGGAACATCAACACTAA